The Novosphingobium humi DNA window GGGGAGTTCCGCTCATGCTAGGCCTTGCTGCAATCTGGGACGCCATCAGGGCATTCGGCATCTGGCAGCGCATCGGCGCCGGGCTGAAATGGATCTTCGCCAGCCCGGTGCGTCTCTGCCTGATCCTTGCCGTGGCCATGGCGGCGGTCGCCTATGCAGAGCATCGCAGCGCGGCGACCTGGCGCCAGCGCACGATCGATGTCGTGGCCCAGCTCAGGCGCGAGCGCAGCGCCGCGCAGGCCGCCAAACTGGCCTATGAGGCCCAATCCCGAAAGGAGGCGCAAAATGCCGACACGAACCACACGACGCTGGCCGCAGGCGGCGATGGCCGCTTTGCCGATTATGCTGCTGGCCACGGGTTGCCACCAAGCGCCCCCGCCCATCGCGGCCCCGGTGCCCCGGACAACGGTCCCGCAATTCCTGAAAACCCCACCCCCGACGCCATCATGGCGGATATCTCCCGCGTCTGGATCACCCGTTCGGACTGGCTGACCTGTGACGCGGATTGGGCCTATGCGCAGGCGGCGCATGATTGGGGGCGCAAGCTGGACGGCGATCAGGCGAACTGAGTTGGGTCGCCATCTACGCATCCTAGGGATAGATTAAGGGATGACTTGGCACGATACCCTAAGCTGGCAGTTTCTTGAGTGACGCTTCAAGCTCGTTTCGGATGGCCACCAGCTCTGCAATTTGCTCTTCCAATTGAGCGATGTAGTAATCTGAATTGATCGGGGGATAGTCAGTCTTACCGCAAGGCAGGAATGCTCTCAGGCGCCTTATGGCTGCAAATGATTTTTGACATGGGGCAACATGCTTAAGCGATTCGTAATCTCCCATAATTTCTGATAACTCATATGTACTAAGGCCAGTATAATAATACTCTTTGTCTTTTTCTGATGTTTTACGAAAATTATCGAGATGTTCTTTTGCTTCTGGTATGGCAACATCAAGTCTAAAAATGATCTTCAATAGTGGTTGGTTATATTCCTCAATGCGCATGGCCTCGACGCGCCTTTCAGCTTCTCGATTAGCCTCCCGAATCCTTTCAGCCGCATCCTTCTCTGCCTTTTCGGCTCTCCTATTCGCCTGATGGGCAATTCGTAATGAAACAATAATTGCTATAATTCCGCTCACGGCTTGGGCGATGGAGGCGTCCGCGCCTGCCCAAGCCGCCTTGACCTGCTCAATTGCCGTCGGATCTAATGCCACTGCTACTTATCCTTTTTCAGCCGAAAACAGGGGAGCCTTCGCTCGGTTGACGATCAGCCAAACTGAGTAGGATCGCCGCCCTTGCTCCATGGCACGGATGTCCGCACAATCTTCACCGCATCATCATTGAGCGGATGGTCGAAGCGGCCAAGGTGTTTCAGCGGGGCGGTCAGCCATGTATCCCAATCGGCCTCGTGGATGATGACCGGGCATCGATCATGGATCGCCATCATGTCAGGCGCGGCATCGGTCATCACGCCGGTATAGGATGGCCCCCATTCGGTTTTCTCTGCCCAGAGGCCGGCCCACGCGAATATCGGGTTCACCTTTTGCGATATCCATGTGGTGGTCATGCTGCCATATTCGCCCTCGGCCTCGGCAAAGCGCGTCAGCGGGATAAGGCAGCGATTGTGCGGGTATTCGGCCCAACGGCGCCAATAGCTGCCCAGCTTGTCAAAACGGGCATTGTTGACCGGCTTGGGCTTGAGAGGCTTGCCGTTTTTGCCGCGCAGCACCACCGGAAAGCCCCAGGTGGCCTGCTCAAGCACATATTCTCCATGCGCAGACCGGATCACAACGCCGAGCTGGCCCGGATGCACGATCGATGGGCCGTCATTGAAGGTGGCAAGCTTCTTGGCGTTGAAGAAGCGCCGGATGCTCTCGGTTTCACCGGGCTGATACCTGTTGCACATGCGCCAGATCTGATCCTCAAGCGCGTGCAGGTCAACAAGATGTCCCGCCTCTTTCGCGCGATCGAGCCGCATCGAGGCGTCCTGATGCGAAAACCCTGCGGCCACCAGCCACGCATGCACCATCGTGGTCAATCTCAGTTGGCGCGTATAGCCGATGCACCCATTGGCCGCCTCGGGATCATGGCGGCCCAATTCTTGCCAGAATTCCTTGGCCTGCCAATCCTTCGCTATGCCGACATGCACCAGCCAGGCCAGCGCAAGGCGCACGCCTATAGCGCGCTCGATGGGCGTCTGCATGGCTTGCCCATAGGTTTCCTCGATCAGGCTTAGCGACAGGGATGTAAGAGTGGTGGGCGAGGACATTTTTAGGCCTTGCCCGCCTCTCGGGCGGCGATGAACCGGGCCATGTCATTCAGGTCGATAATGGGGATGGCAACCATCCCCTCTAGCGCCTCGGACACGGTTACCGCATGGGTTTCCAGCCATGCGCCAAGGCGTTCCCGGTCGGCTCCATCCTCAATCAGTTTGTTCAGTTGCGCGGCCAGTTCCACGACGATTCTCCTTCGCCCCATATGTGAACGAAAGGGGAACATTGCGCAATGATTCGGATCGGCCGGTCGATCTGTGGCCCTTTTGGCTTGTGCAATTGTGGGGTATCGATGGGGGTATCAAGCCTTTTTACCAAAGCTGGAAAATGGCAGATTTCCGCTCAGTTCGACGAAGGGCGCGGCGGATGAGTTATCCGCCGCGCAATTAGATCTCCCAGTCTCTCGCGATCGGACAAATCTCCCAATTGAACGAAATACCGCTGGAGTGATGCTTTTCGACGCCACAGCGCGCTGATCCC harbors:
- a CDS encoding SOS response-associated peptidase, which gives rise to MSSPTTLTSLSLSLIEETYGQAMQTPIERAIGVRLALAWLVHVGIAKDWQAKEFWQELGRHDPEAANGCIGYTRQLRLTTMVHAWLVAAGFSHQDASMRLDRAKEAGHLVDLHALEDQIWRMCNRYQPGETESIRRFFNAKKLATFNDGPSIVHPGQLGVVIRSAHGEYVLEQATWGFPVVLRGKNGKPLKPKPVNNARFDKLGSYWRRWAEYPHNRCLIPLTRFAEAEGEYGSMTTTWISQKVNPIFAWAGLWAEKTEWGPSYTGVMTDAAPDMMAIHDRCPVIIHEADWDTWLTAPLKHLGRFDHPLNDDAVKIVRTSVPWSKGGDPTQFG